From the genome of Aricia agestis chromosome 9, ilAriAges1.1, whole genome shotgun sequence, one region includes:
- the LOC121730070 gene encoding solute carrier family 12 member 4 isoform X5 encodes MPEKGSNGDSDYIIVPQGDTDEHGLPKDKDKGCDTNLYLYHDELEDRPRVATFLSSLADYSNTIPTASAADPDAPKPAPPARMGTLIGVYLPCIQNIFGVILFIRLTWVVGTAGAIQGFLIVLTCCCTTMLTAISMSAIATNGVVPAGGSYFMIGRSLGPECGGAVGMLFYTGTTLAAAMYIVGAVEIVLTYMAPWMSIFGDFTKDQEAMFNNFRVYGTGLLLIMGMVVFVGVKFVNKFATIALACVILSITAVYAGIFVNWNGNDKLQMCVLGKRLLKDINIENCTKEVGGELHRVFCPDNICDPYYKDHELSIVQGIKGLASGVFFDNLQDSFLTLGQYIAYGKEPDDIEQMERPTYNQIYAETTTTFTILIGIFFPSVTGIMAGSNRSGDLADAQKSIPIGTICAILTTSTVYLSCVLLFAGTVDNLLLRDKFGQSIGGKLVVANMAWPNQWVILIGSFLSTLGAGLQSLTGAPRLLQAIAKDEIIPFLAPFAVSSSRGEPTRALLLTMVICQCGILLGNVDILAPLLSMFFLMCYGFVNLACALQTLLKTPNWRPRFKYYHWSLSLAGLVLCISIMFMTSWFYALIAMGMAGMIYKYIEYRGAEKEWGDGLRGLALSAARYSLLRLEEGPPHTKNWRPQVLVLAKLNDDLNPKYRKMLAFASQLKAGKGLTVCVSVLAGDFTRRSGEASTAKQNLRKCMNEEKVKGFVDVLVSPSIPDGLSHFVQTTGLGGLKPNTVIVGWPYGWRQSEDERTWQSFLQTVRAVTAARMAMLVPKGINFFPDSTEKVSGNIDIWWIVHDGGMLMLLPFLLKQHRTWKNCKMRIFTVAQMEDNSIQMKKDLKMFLYQLRLEAEVEVVEMTDSDISAYTYERTLMMEQRNQMLRELRLNKKEALGMMQNLVDYHEQNAEEKLPLVQAIVDHHHADVKTTSKVRFAEPGSEAAPDDAPSPPLAELEEKDKDDKDEFRSSLLHIIDSMWDSPDERSQCEDSPSPTADEKKETNANGDALNQKPNLPPITPDEGTVRRMNTAVKLNEVIVSRSHDAQLVILNLPGPPRDTKLERESNYMEFLEVLTEGLEKVLMVRGGGREVITIYS; translated from the exons GACGAACTCGAAGACAGACCTCGAGTGGCGACCTTCCTCAGCTCCCTGGCAGACTACTCCAACACCATCCCTACGGCTTCAGCGGCAGACCCCGACGCACCCAAACCCGCACCGCCGGCGCGCATGGGCACGCTGATCGGCGTGTACCTCCCCTGCATACAGAACATATTCGGCGTTATCCTCTTCATCCGTCTGACGTGGGTGGTGGGCACGGCCGGCGCGATACAAGGCTTCCTGATTGTACTGACATGCTGTTGTACG ACAATGTTAACGGCGATATCGATGTCTGCGATCGCCACGAACGGTGTGGTCCCGGCCGGCGGCTCCTACTTCATGATCGGACGGTCCCTCGGCCCCGAGTGCGGCGGCGCGGTCGGCATGCTCTTCTACACGGGGACAACGCTCGCCGCGGCTATGTACATCGTGGGTGCTGTTGAGATCGTTCTG ACGTACATGGCGCCGTGGATGTCAATATTCGGTGACTTCACGAAGGACCAAGAGGCTATGTTTAACAATTTCCGAGTGTACGGCACGGGGCTACTGCTGATCATGGGCATGGTGGTGTTTGTAGGCGTCAAATTTGTCAACAAGTTCGCTACGATCGCCCTCGCCTGCGTCATCCTGTCTATAACTGCGGTATACGCCGGAATATTCGTCAATTGGAACGGAAATGACAAGCTACA GATGTGCGTTTTGGGTAAGCGACTACTGAAGGATATTAACATTGAGAATTGTACCAAAGAAGTAGGAGGGGAATTGCATCGTGTCTTCTGTCCTGACAATATTTGCGATCCATATTATAAGGACCATGAGCTAAGCATCGTGCAGGGTATTAAG GGACTCGCGAGTGGTGTTTTCTTTGATAATTTACAAGATTCCTTTCTTACTCTCGGACAATATATCGCTTATGGAAAGGAGCCAGACGACATTGAACAAATGGAGCGGCCAACATACAATCAAATTTACGCCGAAACAACGACGACGTTCACTATCTTAATTGGGATATTTTTCCCATCGGTGAcag GTATCATGGCCGGATCTAATCGGTCTGGTGATTTGGCGGATGCACAGAAAAGTATTCCAATTGGAACGATTTGCGCCATTCTGACGACGTCTACTGTTTATTTATCTTGCGTGCTTCTTTTTGCGGGCACAGTTGACAATTTGTTGCTGCGTGATAa ATTCGGCCAGTCAATTGGTGGAAAACTTGTTGTGGCCAACATGGCTTGGCCAAATCAGTGGGTGATATTAATAGGATCTTTCCTGTCAACCCTTGGAGCTGGATTACAATCTTTAACTGGTGCGCCTCGTTTACTTCAAGCGATTGCAAAAGATGAAATTATTCCTTTCTTGGCACCATTTGCGGTTTCGTCAAGTAGAGGAGAACCAACACG AGCTTTGCTATTAACGATGGTAATCTGTCAATGCGGAATTTTGCTGGGAAATGTCGACATTCTTGCGCCTCTTCTTTCCATGTTTTTCTTAATGTGCTACGGATTTGTAAATTTAGCTTGTGCTTTACAAACACTTTTGAAAACTCCAAATTGGCGTCCTAGGTTCAAATATTATCACTG GTCGCTGTCTCTTGCGGGTCTAGTCCTATGTATCTCTATCATGTTTATGACTTCCTGGTTTTATGCTCTTATAGCAATGGGTATGGCTGGAATGATATACAAATACATTGAATATAGAGG TGCTGAAAAGGAATGGGGTGATGGACTCCGGGGTTTGGCTCTATCTGCAGCTCGTTACTCCTTATTGCGCCTTGAAGAAGGACCACCACATACAAAGAATTGGCGTCCCCAAGTTTTGGTGCTGGCTAAGTTGAACGATGATCTGAACCCCAAGTATCGCAAGATGTTGGCGTTTGCTAGCCAACTGAAGGCTG GTAAGGGTCTGACGGTTTGCGTCTCTGTATTGGCCGGAGACTTTACGCGAAGATCGGGAGAGGCATCTACTGCTAAGCAGAATTTACGTAAATGCATGAACGAAGAAAAAGTCAAAGGTTTCGTCGACGTCCTTGTTTCTCCTAGCATACCCGACGGTTTGAGCCACTT TGTGCAAACCACTGGGTTAGGCGGTCTGAAGCCAAACACTGTTATTGTGGGTTGGCCTTATGGTTGGCGACAATCGGAAGATGAGCGCACGTGGCAGTCGTTCCTACAAACCGTGAGGGCTGTCACCGCGGCAAGAATGGCCATGCTCGTACCGAAAGGAATTAACTTTTTCCCGGATTCAACAGAGAAG GTATCCGGGAATATAGACATCTGGTGGATAGTTCACGACGGTGGTATGTTGATGCTGCTGCCATTCCTCCTGAAGCAACATCGCACGTGGAAAAATTGCAAGATGCGCATCTTTACCGTCGCGCAGATGGAAGACAACTCCATCCAGATGAAGAAGGACCTAAAGATGTTCTTGTATCAGCTACGTTTGGAAGCAGAAGTCGAAGTTGTTGAAATG ACTGACAGCGATATATCCGCATATACCTACGAGCGTACTCTGATGATGGAACAACGTAATCAAATGCTGCGTGAGCTGAGACTCAATAAGAAGGAGGCACTAGGCATG ATGCAAAATTTGGTGGACTATCACGAACAAAACGCTGAGGAGAAGTTGCCTCTG GTCCAAGCGATCGTAGATCACCATCACGCAGACGTGAAGACCACTAGTAAAGTGCGTTTCGCTGAACCTGGATCCGAGGCTGCTCCTGACGACGCCCCCTCACCTCCTCTCGCGGAACTTGAAGAAAAAGATAAAGATGATAAG GACGAATTTCGAAGTAGTTTGTTGCACATAATTGATTCAATGTGGGACTCGCCCGATGAACGCTCGCAGTGTGAGGACTCGCCGTCGCCGACTGCCGACGAGAAAAAGGAAACCAACGCTAATGGCGACGCACTCAACCAGAAGCCCAATCTGCCTCCTATCACTCc TGACGAGGGCACGGTACGGCGCATGAACACCGCCGTGAAGCTGAACGAGGTGATAGTGTCCCGCTCGCACGATGCACAACTTGTCATCCTCAACCTGCCCGGACCACCCCGAGACACGAAACTTGAGAGGGAATCTAACT ACATGGAGTTCTTGGAGGTGTTGACGGAAGGCCTGGAGAAGGTGCTGATGGTACGCGGCGGGGGACGCGAGGTGATCACCATCTACTCGTGA
- the LOC121730070 gene encoding solute carrier family 12 member 4 isoform X4 → MSERFKVTKSDEPTGKAFKNYGATAADNEVELKGKLLPDSGDTDEHGLPKDKDKGCDTNLYLYHDELEDRPRVATFLSSLADYSNTIPTASAADPDAPKPAPPARMGTLIGVYLPCIQNIFGVILFIRLTWVVGTAGAIQGFLIVLTCCCTTMLTAISMSAIATNGVVPAGGSYFMIGRSLGPECGGAVGMLFYTGTTLAAAMYIVGAVEIVLTYMAPWMSIFGDFTKDQEAMFNNFRVYGTGLLLIMGMVVFVGVKFVNKFATIALACVILSITAVYAGIFVNWNGNDKLQMCVLGKRLLKDINIENCTKEVGGELHRVFCPDNICDPYYKDHELSIVQGIKGLASGVFFDNLQDSFLTLGQYIAYGKEPDDIEQMERPTYNQIYAETTTTFTILIGIFFPSVTGIMAGSNRSGDLADAQKSIPIGTICAILTTSTVYLSCVLLFAGTVDNLLLRDKFGQSIGGKLVVANMAWPNQWVILIGSFLSTLGAGLQSLTGAPRLLQAIAKDEIIPFLAPFAVSSSRGEPTRALLLTMVICQCGILLGNVDILAPLLSMFFLMCYGFVNLACALQTLLKTPNWRPRFKYYHWSLSLAGLVLCISIMFMTSWFYALIAMGMAGMIYKYIEYRGAEKEWGDGLRGLALSAARYSLLRLEEGPPHTKNWRPQVLVLAKLNDDLNPKYRKMLAFASQLKAGKGLTVCVSVLAGDFTRRSGEASTAKQNLRKCMNEEKVKGFVDVLVSPSIPDGLSHFVQTTGLGGLKPNTVIVGWPYGWRQSEDERTWQSFLQTVRAVTAARMAMLVPKGINFFPDSTEKVSGNIDIWWIVHDGGMLMLLPFLLKQHRTWKNCKMRIFTVAQMEDNSIQMKKDLKMFLYQLRLEAEVEVVEMTDSDISAYTYERTLMMEQRNQMLRELRLNKKEALGMMQNLVDYHEQNAEEKLPLVQAIVDHHHADVKTTSKVRFAEPGSEAAPDDAPSPPLAELEEKDKDDKCEDSPSPTADEKKETNANGDALNQKPNLPPITPDEGTVRRMNTAVKLNEVIVSRSHDAQLVILNLPGPPRDTKLERESNYMEFLEVLTEGLEKVLMVRGGGREVITIYS, encoded by the exons GACGAACTCGAAGACAGACCTCGAGTGGCGACCTTCCTCAGCTCCCTGGCAGACTACTCCAACACCATCCCTACGGCTTCAGCGGCAGACCCCGACGCACCCAAACCCGCACCGCCGGCGCGCATGGGCACGCTGATCGGCGTGTACCTCCCCTGCATACAGAACATATTCGGCGTTATCCTCTTCATCCGTCTGACGTGGGTGGTGGGCACGGCCGGCGCGATACAAGGCTTCCTGATTGTACTGACATGCTGTTGTACG ACAATGTTAACGGCGATATCGATGTCTGCGATCGCCACGAACGGTGTGGTCCCGGCCGGCGGCTCCTACTTCATGATCGGACGGTCCCTCGGCCCCGAGTGCGGCGGCGCGGTCGGCATGCTCTTCTACACGGGGACAACGCTCGCCGCGGCTATGTACATCGTGGGTGCTGTTGAGATCGTTCTG ACGTACATGGCGCCGTGGATGTCAATATTCGGTGACTTCACGAAGGACCAAGAGGCTATGTTTAACAATTTCCGAGTGTACGGCACGGGGCTACTGCTGATCATGGGCATGGTGGTGTTTGTAGGCGTCAAATTTGTCAACAAGTTCGCTACGATCGCCCTCGCCTGCGTCATCCTGTCTATAACTGCGGTATACGCCGGAATATTCGTCAATTGGAACGGAAATGACAAGCTACA GATGTGCGTTTTGGGTAAGCGACTACTGAAGGATATTAACATTGAGAATTGTACCAAAGAAGTAGGAGGGGAATTGCATCGTGTCTTCTGTCCTGACAATATTTGCGATCCATATTATAAGGACCATGAGCTAAGCATCGTGCAGGGTATTAAG GGACTCGCGAGTGGTGTTTTCTTTGATAATTTACAAGATTCCTTTCTTACTCTCGGACAATATATCGCTTATGGAAAGGAGCCAGACGACATTGAACAAATGGAGCGGCCAACATACAATCAAATTTACGCCGAAACAACGACGACGTTCACTATCTTAATTGGGATATTTTTCCCATCGGTGAcag GTATCATGGCCGGATCTAATCGGTCTGGTGATTTGGCGGATGCACAGAAAAGTATTCCAATTGGAACGATTTGCGCCATTCTGACGACGTCTACTGTTTATTTATCTTGCGTGCTTCTTTTTGCGGGCACAGTTGACAATTTGTTGCTGCGTGATAa ATTCGGCCAGTCAATTGGTGGAAAACTTGTTGTGGCCAACATGGCTTGGCCAAATCAGTGGGTGATATTAATAGGATCTTTCCTGTCAACCCTTGGAGCTGGATTACAATCTTTAACTGGTGCGCCTCGTTTACTTCAAGCGATTGCAAAAGATGAAATTATTCCTTTCTTGGCACCATTTGCGGTTTCGTCAAGTAGAGGAGAACCAACACG AGCTTTGCTATTAACGATGGTAATCTGTCAATGCGGAATTTTGCTGGGAAATGTCGACATTCTTGCGCCTCTTCTTTCCATGTTTTTCTTAATGTGCTACGGATTTGTAAATTTAGCTTGTGCTTTACAAACACTTTTGAAAACTCCAAATTGGCGTCCTAGGTTCAAATATTATCACTG GTCGCTGTCTCTTGCGGGTCTAGTCCTATGTATCTCTATCATGTTTATGACTTCCTGGTTTTATGCTCTTATAGCAATGGGTATGGCTGGAATGATATACAAATACATTGAATATAGAGG TGCTGAAAAGGAATGGGGTGATGGACTCCGGGGTTTGGCTCTATCTGCAGCTCGTTACTCCTTATTGCGCCTTGAAGAAGGACCACCACATACAAAGAATTGGCGTCCCCAAGTTTTGGTGCTGGCTAAGTTGAACGATGATCTGAACCCCAAGTATCGCAAGATGTTGGCGTTTGCTAGCCAACTGAAGGCTG GTAAGGGTCTGACGGTTTGCGTCTCTGTATTGGCCGGAGACTTTACGCGAAGATCGGGAGAGGCATCTACTGCTAAGCAGAATTTACGTAAATGCATGAACGAAGAAAAAGTCAAAGGTTTCGTCGACGTCCTTGTTTCTCCTAGCATACCCGACGGTTTGAGCCACTT TGTGCAAACCACTGGGTTAGGCGGTCTGAAGCCAAACACTGTTATTGTGGGTTGGCCTTATGGTTGGCGACAATCGGAAGATGAGCGCACGTGGCAGTCGTTCCTACAAACCGTGAGGGCTGTCACCGCGGCAAGAATGGCCATGCTCGTACCGAAAGGAATTAACTTTTTCCCGGATTCAACAGAGAAG GTATCCGGGAATATAGACATCTGGTGGATAGTTCACGACGGTGGTATGTTGATGCTGCTGCCATTCCTCCTGAAGCAACATCGCACGTGGAAAAATTGCAAGATGCGCATCTTTACCGTCGCGCAGATGGAAGACAACTCCATCCAGATGAAGAAGGACCTAAAGATGTTCTTGTATCAGCTACGTTTGGAAGCAGAAGTCGAAGTTGTTGAAATG ACTGACAGCGATATATCCGCATATACCTACGAGCGTACTCTGATGATGGAACAACGTAATCAAATGCTGCGTGAGCTGAGACTCAATAAGAAGGAGGCACTAGGCATG ATGCAAAATTTGGTGGACTATCACGAACAAAACGCTGAGGAGAAGTTGCCTCTG GTCCAAGCGATCGTAGATCACCATCACGCAGACGTGAAGACCACTAGTAAAGTGCGTTTCGCTGAACCTGGATCCGAGGCTGCTCCTGACGACGCCCCCTCACCTCCTCTCGCGGAACTTGAAGAAAAAGATAAAGATGATAAG TGTGAGGACTCGCCGTCGCCGACTGCCGACGAGAAAAAGGAAACCAACGCTAATGGCGACGCACTCAACCAGAAGCCCAATCTGCCTCCTATCACTCc TGACGAGGGCACGGTACGGCGCATGAACACCGCCGTGAAGCTGAACGAGGTGATAGTGTCCCGCTCGCACGATGCACAACTTGTCATCCTCAACCTGCCCGGACCACCCCGAGACACGAAACTTGAGAGGGAATCTAACT ACATGGAGTTCTTGGAGGTGTTGACGGAAGGCCTGGAGAAGGTGCTGATGGTACGCGGCGGGGGACGCGAGGTGATCACCATCTACTCGTGA
- the LOC121730070 gene encoding solute carrier family 12 member 4 isoform X2 — translation MASEKEKMAAETKSPSNKSNCTSPGKKGDTDEHGLPKDKDKGCDTNLYLYHDELEDRPRVATFLSSLADYSNTIPTASAADPDAPKPAPPARMGTLIGVYLPCIQNIFGVILFIRLTWVVGTAGAIQGFLIVLTCCCTTMLTAISMSAIATNGVVPAGGSYFMIGRSLGPECGGAVGMLFYTGTTLAAAMYIVGAVEIVLTYMAPWMSIFGDFTKDQEAMFNNFRVYGTGLLLIMGMVVFVGVKFVNKFATIALACVILSITAVYAGIFVNWNGNDKLQMCVLGKRLLKDINIENCTKEVGGELHRVFCPDNICDPYYKDHELSIVQGIKGLASGVFFDNLQDSFLTLGQYIAYGKEPDDIEQMERPTYNQIYAETTTTFTILIGIFFPSVTGIMAGSNRSGDLADAQKSIPIGTICAILTTSTVYLSCVLLFAGTVDNLLLRDKFGQSIGGKLVVANMAWPNQWVILIGSFLSTLGAGLQSLTGAPRLLQAIAKDEIIPFLAPFAVSSSRGEPTRALLLTMVICQCGILLGNVDILAPLLSMFFLMCYGFVNLACALQTLLKTPNWRPRFKYYHWSLSLAGLVLCISIMFMTSWFYALIAMGMAGMIYKYIEYRGAEKEWGDGLRGLALSAARYSLLRLEEGPPHTKNWRPQVLVLAKLNDDLNPKYRKMLAFASQLKAGKGLTVCVSVLAGDFTRRSGEASTAKQNLRKCMNEEKVKGFVDVLVSPSIPDGLSHFVQTTGLGGLKPNTVIVGWPYGWRQSEDERTWQSFLQTVRAVTAARMAMLVPKGINFFPDSTEKVSGNIDIWWIVHDGGMLMLLPFLLKQHRTWKNCKMRIFTVAQMEDNSIQMKKDLKMFLYQLRLEAEVEVVEMTDSDISAYTYERTLMMEQRNQMLRELRLNKKEALGMMQNLVDYHEQNAEEKLPLVQAIVDHHHADVKTTSKVRFAEPGSEAAPDDAPSPPLAELEEKDKDDKDEFRSSLLHIIDSMWDSPDERSQCEDSPSPTADEKKETNANGDALNQKPNLPPITPDEGTVRRMNTAVKLNEVIVSRSHDAQLVILNLPGPPRDTKLERESNYMEFLEVLTEGLEKVLMVRGGGREVITIYS, via the exons GACGAACTCGAAGACAGACCTCGAGTGGCGACCTTCCTCAGCTCCCTGGCAGACTACTCCAACACCATCCCTACGGCTTCAGCGGCAGACCCCGACGCACCCAAACCCGCACCGCCGGCGCGCATGGGCACGCTGATCGGCGTGTACCTCCCCTGCATACAGAACATATTCGGCGTTATCCTCTTCATCCGTCTGACGTGGGTGGTGGGCACGGCCGGCGCGATACAAGGCTTCCTGATTGTACTGACATGCTGTTGTACG ACAATGTTAACGGCGATATCGATGTCTGCGATCGCCACGAACGGTGTGGTCCCGGCCGGCGGCTCCTACTTCATGATCGGACGGTCCCTCGGCCCCGAGTGCGGCGGCGCGGTCGGCATGCTCTTCTACACGGGGACAACGCTCGCCGCGGCTATGTACATCGTGGGTGCTGTTGAGATCGTTCTG ACGTACATGGCGCCGTGGATGTCAATATTCGGTGACTTCACGAAGGACCAAGAGGCTATGTTTAACAATTTCCGAGTGTACGGCACGGGGCTACTGCTGATCATGGGCATGGTGGTGTTTGTAGGCGTCAAATTTGTCAACAAGTTCGCTACGATCGCCCTCGCCTGCGTCATCCTGTCTATAACTGCGGTATACGCCGGAATATTCGTCAATTGGAACGGAAATGACAAGCTACA GATGTGCGTTTTGGGTAAGCGACTACTGAAGGATATTAACATTGAGAATTGTACCAAAGAAGTAGGAGGGGAATTGCATCGTGTCTTCTGTCCTGACAATATTTGCGATCCATATTATAAGGACCATGAGCTAAGCATCGTGCAGGGTATTAAG GGACTCGCGAGTGGTGTTTTCTTTGATAATTTACAAGATTCCTTTCTTACTCTCGGACAATATATCGCTTATGGAAAGGAGCCAGACGACATTGAACAAATGGAGCGGCCAACATACAATCAAATTTACGCCGAAACAACGACGACGTTCACTATCTTAATTGGGATATTTTTCCCATCGGTGAcag GTATCATGGCCGGATCTAATCGGTCTGGTGATTTGGCGGATGCACAGAAAAGTATTCCAATTGGAACGATTTGCGCCATTCTGACGACGTCTACTGTTTATTTATCTTGCGTGCTTCTTTTTGCGGGCACAGTTGACAATTTGTTGCTGCGTGATAa ATTCGGCCAGTCAATTGGTGGAAAACTTGTTGTGGCCAACATGGCTTGGCCAAATCAGTGGGTGATATTAATAGGATCTTTCCTGTCAACCCTTGGAGCTGGATTACAATCTTTAACTGGTGCGCCTCGTTTACTTCAAGCGATTGCAAAAGATGAAATTATTCCTTTCTTGGCACCATTTGCGGTTTCGTCAAGTAGAGGAGAACCAACACG AGCTTTGCTATTAACGATGGTAATCTGTCAATGCGGAATTTTGCTGGGAAATGTCGACATTCTTGCGCCTCTTCTTTCCATGTTTTTCTTAATGTGCTACGGATTTGTAAATTTAGCTTGTGCTTTACAAACACTTTTGAAAACTCCAAATTGGCGTCCTAGGTTCAAATATTATCACTG GTCGCTGTCTCTTGCGGGTCTAGTCCTATGTATCTCTATCATGTTTATGACTTCCTGGTTTTATGCTCTTATAGCAATGGGTATGGCTGGAATGATATACAAATACATTGAATATAGAGG TGCTGAAAAGGAATGGGGTGATGGACTCCGGGGTTTGGCTCTATCTGCAGCTCGTTACTCCTTATTGCGCCTTGAAGAAGGACCACCACATACAAAGAATTGGCGTCCCCAAGTTTTGGTGCTGGCTAAGTTGAACGATGATCTGAACCCCAAGTATCGCAAGATGTTGGCGTTTGCTAGCCAACTGAAGGCTG GTAAGGGTCTGACGGTTTGCGTCTCTGTATTGGCCGGAGACTTTACGCGAAGATCGGGAGAGGCATCTACTGCTAAGCAGAATTTACGTAAATGCATGAACGAAGAAAAAGTCAAAGGTTTCGTCGACGTCCTTGTTTCTCCTAGCATACCCGACGGTTTGAGCCACTT TGTGCAAACCACTGGGTTAGGCGGTCTGAAGCCAAACACTGTTATTGTGGGTTGGCCTTATGGTTGGCGACAATCGGAAGATGAGCGCACGTGGCAGTCGTTCCTACAAACCGTGAGGGCTGTCACCGCGGCAAGAATGGCCATGCTCGTACCGAAAGGAATTAACTTTTTCCCGGATTCAACAGAGAAG GTATCCGGGAATATAGACATCTGGTGGATAGTTCACGACGGTGGTATGTTGATGCTGCTGCCATTCCTCCTGAAGCAACATCGCACGTGGAAAAATTGCAAGATGCGCATCTTTACCGTCGCGCAGATGGAAGACAACTCCATCCAGATGAAGAAGGACCTAAAGATGTTCTTGTATCAGCTACGTTTGGAAGCAGAAGTCGAAGTTGTTGAAATG ACTGACAGCGATATATCCGCATATACCTACGAGCGTACTCTGATGATGGAACAACGTAATCAAATGCTGCGTGAGCTGAGACTCAATAAGAAGGAGGCACTAGGCATG ATGCAAAATTTGGTGGACTATCACGAACAAAACGCTGAGGAGAAGTTGCCTCTG GTCCAAGCGATCGTAGATCACCATCACGCAGACGTGAAGACCACTAGTAAAGTGCGTTTCGCTGAACCTGGATCCGAGGCTGCTCCTGACGACGCCCCCTCACCTCCTCTCGCGGAACTTGAAGAAAAAGATAAAGATGATAAG GACGAATTTCGAAGTAGTTTGTTGCACATAATTGATTCAATGTGGGACTCGCCCGATGAACGCTCGCAGTGTGAGGACTCGCCGTCGCCGACTGCCGACGAGAAAAAGGAAACCAACGCTAATGGCGACGCACTCAACCAGAAGCCCAATCTGCCTCCTATCACTCc TGACGAGGGCACGGTACGGCGCATGAACACCGCCGTGAAGCTGAACGAGGTGATAGTGTCCCGCTCGCACGATGCACAACTTGTCATCCTCAACCTGCCCGGACCACCCCGAGACACGAAACTTGAGAGGGAATCTAACT ACATGGAGTTCTTGGAGGTGTTGACGGAAGGCCTGGAGAAGGTGCTGATGGTACGCGGCGGGGGACGCGAGGTGATCACCATCTACTCGTGA